In Acinonyx jubatus isolate Ajub_Pintada_27869175 chromosome A3, VMU_Ajub_asm_v1.0, whole genome shotgun sequence, a genomic segment contains:
- the IL1B gene encoding interleukin-1 beta, with protein MAMAAVPELTSEMMAYYSDENDLFFEADGPEKMKGCLQNLSHSFLGDEGIQLQISHQPDNKSLRHAVSVIVAMEKLKKISFPCSQPLQDEDLKSLFCCIFEEEPIICDTWDDSFVCDAAIQSQDYTFRDISQKSLVLSGSYELRALHLNGQNMNQQVVFRMSFVHGEENSKKIPVVLCIKKNNLYLSCVMKDGKPTLQLEMLDPKVYPKKKMEKRFVFNKTEIKGNVEFESSQFPNWYISTSQAEEMPVFLGNTKGGQDITDFIMESAS; from the exons ATGGCCATGGCAGCAGTACCTGAACTCACCAGTGAAATGATGGCTTACTACAG TGATGAGAATGACCTGTTCTTTGAGGCTGATGGCCCCGAAAAGATGAAG GGCTGCCTCCAAAACCTGAGCCACAGTTTTCTGGGAGATGAGGGCATCCAGTTGCAAATCTCCCACCAGCCCGACAACAAGAGTCTTAGGCATGCCGTGTCGGTCATTGTGGCTatggagaaactgaagaagatatctTTTCCCtgctcacaacccctccaggatgAGGACCTGAAGAGCCTCTTTTGCTGCATCTTTGAAGAAG AACCCATCATCTGTGACACGTGGGATGACAGTTTTGTGTGTGATGCGGCCATACAGTCACAGGACTACACGTTCCGAGACATAAGCCAAAAGAGCCTGGTGCTGTCTGGCTCATACGAGCTTCGGGCTCTCCACCTCAATGGACAGAATATGAACCAACAAG TGGTGTTCCGCATGAGCTTTGTACATGGGGAGGAAAACAGTAAGAAGATACCAGTGGTGTTGTGCATCAAGAAAAATAATCTGTACCTGTCCTGTGTGATGAAAGACGGGAAACCCACCCTACAGCTGGAG ATGTTAGACCCCAAAGTTTACCCAAAGAAGAAGATGGAAAAGCGATTTGTCTTCAACAAGACAGAAATCAAGGGCAATGTGGAATTTGAGTCTTCCCAGTTCCCCAACTGGTACATCAGCACCTCTCAAGCAGAAGAAATGCCTGTCTTCCTAGGAAATACCAAAGGTGGTCAGGATATAACTGACTTCATCATGGAAAGTGCTTCCTAA